A portion of the Cryptomeria japonica chromosome 5, Sugi_1.0, whole genome shotgun sequence genome contains these proteins:
- the LOC131876318 gene encoding 36.4 kDa proline-rich protein-like, with protein sequence MKKAIAVVLIVMIEVATSMPVLMAWNPVPQPPPAPAPAKCPLDALKVGACVEVLSGLLHIGIGDPIVNQCCPVIEGVLALEAALCLCTAIRAKLLNLNILVPLALQLIASCGMTPPPGFTCPAS encoded by the coding sequence ATGAAGAAAGCTATAGCAGTGGTACTTATTGTTATGATTGAGGTGGCAACCAGCATGCCAGTGTTAATGGCATGGAATCCTGTTCCTCAACCTCCTCCAGCTCCAGCTCCAGCAAAATGCCCACTTGATGCTCTGAAGGTGGGGGCCTGTGTTGAAGTGCTTAGTGGCCTTCTGCACATAGGCATTGGAGACCCAATTGTAAACCAGTGCTGCCCTGTGATTGAAGGAGTTTTGGCATTGGAGGCAGCGCTGTGTTTGTGTACAGCAATCAGGGCTAAGCTTCTCAACCTCAATATACTTGTTCCACTAGCACTGCAGCTTATTGCTTCTTGTGGAATGACTCCTCCTCCGGGCTTCACATGCCCTGCTTCTTAG